The DNA segment ATTTATAATAGAATGCCGGATCTCCGGCAAAGACAGACGCCCCCGCCACGAGAAGGACAAAGAGAAAGAGAATATGTTTGAGCCGTGAATTCGTCTTAGTATCCGTCGGCTATGAGTCAATTTTAATTCGTTAAAAAGTGTCGATAGGCGTTCCCCAGTTAAAAGTTTCCGAGGTAGGTTATTTCCTCGCTTAGTTCTATGCCGAACTTGGCTTTCACTTTCTCTTTCAATATTTCGGCCAGATGATAAATATCCTTAGAATGGGCGGTGCCGTCGCTGACAAGAATGTTAGCATGTTTTTGGAAGACATAAGCGCCTCCAAAACTAAGACCTTTGGCGCCGATCTCTTCTAGTAATTTGCCGGCGGGGAGCTTTCCGTAGGGTTGAGTGGGATCAGGAATATTTTTGAAAAAGCACCCGGCTGAATGTTCTACTTCCGGCAATTTTGCCAATCTCGCCTTCATGACCTCATCAATTTTGAGTCTTATTTTCTCTTTGTCGCCCTTTTTCAGTGCAAATCTGGCCCGGGTGACAAATTCCCGGGTTTGCTTCAGTTTGGACCAACGGTAGTTGAATTCGAAATATTCGGCCGCCTCCGTCCGCGCATTCCCATTATTATCAACGAGTTCCGCCGATATCAGTACACTCCCTACTTCCGAGCCATAGGCCCCGGCATTTCCGAAAATGGCACCACCGACCGTACCCCATATACCAGTGGCAAATTCCAGGCCGGTTAGGCTATTTTCCGCGGAAAAATTGACAAGTGACTGTAGTTTTTCGCCGGCGCCACATGAAATCTGATCTTCCTGCAGTTCCATTCCGGAAATACAGTTGTGAATAATCAGGCCGTCATATCCGTCGTCGGAAATCAGCAAATTGGAACCGCCCCCCAGCATAAAATAGGGGATCTTGAGTTCCACGGCGGCTTTCACAACGGCAGAGAGTTCGCCTGTTGAATGTACGCGAGCATAAAGTTTCGCCTGCCCGCCGGTTCCAAAAGTATTCAAATCTGCGAGAGATCTGTTTTTTTCCGCCAACCTATTAAACTGCTCCATAAATTTCATAATCGCCGTTTGTGAGGCCGGTTCTGAAATCATGCTTTTCCGCATCGCTTAAATATAACCCGTCATGATTGGAAAATCAAGTCATAATGCCGGTTTGCCCTGATCAGAAAGAAGGCCCAGCCACCGTTTAAAGACATCTATTGGCCAGAGGAACCGGCATCGGAAGCGGCATCATCGCCGGATTCCGGCTGCGGTTTCGAGGATTCGTCGAGATAATTGAGCCGCAAATCATAAAGGGCCGTGGACAGAAATTCCTCTTCGTCGGAATTAAGATTGCCCTTTGTTTTTTCCGAGAGCATGGCCAGCATATCTATAGAAACTTTCGCCTGATCCAGGTTCCGCTCCACCTTTCCCGAAATCGGAGAGGCAATTTTACCCAGATACTGCATGGATGCTATTTGCAGGGAAATGACAAGTTGAAAAAAGTTCGCATCCATTTTCGATTCGGGATCGTTCATAGCCAATTCCTTTCCGTCGGAGGAAGCTTTCGATCCGGCTCAGCCGAAGCGGGAAAGGGCCTGCCGGAATTCAGCCGATTTCCCCAGATAGAGTAGCAAATGCTCTTCTTCCCTGTCAAGGTTTTTGTCATCGGCCAGCAAATGTATCGCAATCTTTCTGGTTATCGGCAAAAGATCGGTATCAATTGAGAGATTGGCGATTTTCAACTCGGGAAGTCCATGTTGGCGGGTGCCGAAAAATTCGCCGGGGCCGCGAAGCGACAGATCGGCTTCCGCGATTTTAAAGCCGTCACCTGTAGACACGAACAGATCGAGTCTTTCGCGGGCGATATCGCTCACCGGGGGAACCGCAATGGCAATTGTCATCCCCGGCTTTCCCCCGCGCCCGACCCGTCCCCGCAATTGATGCAGTTGCGAAAGCCCGAATCGTTCGGCATGTTCGATGACCATAATCGAGGCCGAAGGGATATCAATACCGACCTCAATCACGGTGGTGGCGACAAGTATATCCAGTTTTCCGCTCCGAAAATCGGCAATCGCTCTTTCGCGAGTTTCTTTTTTTATCCGTCCGTGCACCAGGCCGACGCGAAAATCGGGGAATACGGATTCTTTGATTCTTTGGTATTCCTCTTCGGCGGCCTGCAGATCTATTTTGTCCGACTTTTCCACCAGAGGATAAATAAAGAAAATCTGCTCCCCGCTTTTTAATTTGCTTCTCAGAAATTTGTAGATATCGGGGCGGGATGCGGCCGAGCGCCAAACAGTCTTTGACGGTTGCCGTCCCGGCGGAAGAGACCTGATAGAGGTAATATCGAGGTCACCGTAGAGCGTAAGCGCGAGGGTTCGGGGGATCGGAGTCGCGGTCATCACGAGGGTATCGGGATGTTCCCCTTTGGCAATCAATTTTCCCCTTTGAAGGACGCCAAAGCGGTGCTGTTCGTCGATTACGACGAGTCCGAGATTGTTGAATTGAACCGGTTCCGAAAGAAGAGCATGGGTTCCGAAGATTATTGATATTTTCCCGTCGTGCAGACTTTCCGCGATTTCGGTTCGGTCGGCTTTCGTCTGTTTGCCTATCAACAGGGATGACTCAATTTCAACATCTGCCAGCGGCCCGCGCCAGTTACGGAAGTGCTGTTCGGCCAGGAGTTCCGTCGGGGCCATAAAGGCCACTTGCAGATCACTTTCGGCGGCAAAGACGGAAGCCAGCATGGCCACCACCGTTTTACCGCATCCGACATCGCCCTGAAGAAGGCGGTGCATGGGGCGTTCGCCTTTCATGTCGCCCAAAATTTCTTTTATCGCTTCTACCTGGGAGTCGGTCAACTTAAAGGGAAGAGAGGCAGTGAATTTCTTCAATTTTCGTCCCGCATCGACATAATGATGTTTTTTGCTGACTGAAGTGTAATTCCGGCGAGCGTTCAATATCATATATTGCAGTTGCAGGAGTTCGTCGAAGGCGAGTCGTTTCCGGGCCAATTCAATACTCTCCATATTTTCCGGATAATGGATATTCTGAACGGCCCGCTCCAATGGCCATTGTTGATACTCATTTAAATAACGGGCAGGCAAATGATCAGCGATATTATTTTGAACCGTTTCCAGGGCCCGATTAATAATTTGCCGCATGACGCGTCCCGATAGGCCGCTTTCCTTTAGTTCTGCCGTCGAGGGATAAACGGGAACAATGCGCCCGGCATGCAGCAATTGGCTGTCGGCATCTTCGATATGTTCGATTTCAGGATGAACCATCTGGAGTTGTTGGAAATAAGTTACCGGGCCGGTCACAGCATAAATTTCACCTTTGGAAAAGGCCTTTTCCAGAAAACGAATACCGGCAAACCAGATAAGAGCAATATAGCCGGATTCATCCCCGATGACGACTTCCAGACGCTGCCTTTTTCCTTTTAGAATTCCCTTGCCAAGAACTTTTCCGATTATAGTGGCGGTCATATTGGCCTTGAGAGAGCCGATTGGGGTAATCATGGTGCGGTCGATATAGCGGCGAGGCAGGAAGTGGAGCAGATCGCCCAGCGTGGAAATACCGACATGCGCGAGAGCGGCGGCACGTCGCGGACCGACACCTTTGAGGTACTGGATTTCTGAATTGAACCTCATTTCGACCATCAGAATAGACTAAATTTTTTGGGGCGTGTTGTCAATAACATTCCGCCCGGAGGGATTCAGCCAAAGGTGCGATAATCTTATTGATTAGACGACTAAAAAAATATTATTAATCCCAAAACTACAGGAGGTATAATGAAAAAACTGACGACGGTGGCAGGTATCGTTCTTTGGGGCATCTTATTAATAAATGGAGCGGCTCTGGCGGCCGGATGGGACAAAGCGTTCGACCTTTCTCTCAACGCCACGCAGAGCAGTTATTCCGACAGCTGGGTGGGGGGCGAAGCCGGCAATTTCACCTGGGTAGCGAACGGGAACGGAACGTTCAGCAAGCAACTCTCGCCGCTTTTCAATTTGAAAAATACCAGCAAATTGGCCTTCGGACAGACGCTCAGCCAGGATAAGGATACCAAGAAGTGGTCCAAGCCGGCGAAATCGACCGATCAGATTGATATCGAAACCGTGGGACTTTTCACTATTCAGGCCTTTATTCAGCCCTATGTAGCGTTCCGATTCGAAAGCCAGTTTCTGGACGCATCGGTAACCAATCACAACCGCTACATCAATCCGATGCTGTTGACGGAGTCGGCCGGTCTGGCGCGACAGATTTTGAAAAAAGAGAAAAATGAAATTATGACGCGTGTCGGTTTCGCGTTCAAGGAAAATATTAATCGGACCTTGATTCAGGATCAGGTTGATACATCGTTATATTCCACCAAGAGCGTCACGGCAACCGACGGCGGAGTGGAGTCGGTTACCGACGCCAAACTGGTGTTAAGCGATAAACTCGGTTATATCGGGAAATTGAGTCTTTTCAAAGCCTTTTTCTTTTCCAAAAAAAATGACTATAAAGGAACACCGGAAGAGAATTACTGGAAGGCCGTAAAAGTAAATTGGGAAAACTCGCTGGTGGCGTCGGTCTCCAAATATGTGCAGGTGGTATTCTATACGCAGTGGTTGTATGAAAAACAGGTCAGTCTAAAGGGGCGGCTTAAAGAAACCCTGGCCCTAGGCATGACGTATAAATTGTTTTAGGACATGGTAAGAGGTGAGAAGATCCTTAGCCCTTCTCACCTCAAGAAATATTCTTTAGATCATTTCAAATTATATACAATTCGTCCGCCGAGAATAGTGCCTTCGACCCGCCCCGATAATTTCCATCCTATAAACGGGGAATTTTTTGATTTGGAGCGAAAGTTTTCTTTTTTCACGGTCCATTTCTTCTCCGGATCGATGATGGTGATGTCGGCCACTTTGCCTACTTCCAGGGTCCCGGCCGGCAGATTAAGGATGCGGGCGGGATTGAAGGTCATCTTGGCAATGGCATCGGCCCAAGAAAGGAATCCTTTGTCGATCAGGCGGGTTTTGACCAGGCCAAGGGTCGTCTCCAATCCGATCATACCGGAAGGCGCCTGATCAAATTCCACATCCTTTTCTTCTTCGGCATGGGGAGCATGATCGGAGGCGATGCAATCGATGGTGCCATCGATCAAACCTTCGATAACAGCATCGACATCCTTCTGGGTCCGGATAGGCGGATTGACGCGGAGATTAGTGTTGAACTCCTTGCCGATCTCGTCATCAGTCAGGCAAAAATGCTGGGGACAGGCCTCGGCAGTGACATTGACGCCTTCGGCCTTAGCCTGCCTGACGGCCTTGACGGCCCCGGCGGTACTTATATGGGCGATGTGCAATCTTCCTCCAGTAAAAGCGCAAAGACGGATATCACGAAGGACCGCAATTTCCTCGCCGACCGCGGGGCGCCCTTTCATCCCGAGCCGGGTTGATTCATATGATTCATTCATGACGCCACCCTCACAAAGATACCTGTCCTCGGCATGAGAAATGACGGGAATTCCGAACATTTTCGCATATTCGAGGGCGCGCCGCATCAGTTCCGGATTCTGTAAATATTTGCCGTCATCGGAAATGCCGACGGCGCCGGCATTGACCAGATCACCGATTTCTGCCAGCTCCTCACCTTTGAGCGATTTGGTAATTGCTCCGATGACATAAACGCGAGCGTCGGCCCTTTCGGCGCGGGAATGCACGAACTTCACCGTTTCCTGATTATCGATAGTCGGATTGGTATTGGGCATACAGCAGAGAGAGGTGAAGCCCCCGGCGGCCGCGGCCCGGCAACCGGTAATTATGGTCTCCTCATCTTCCCGTCCCGGTTCCCGAAGGTGAACATGCATGTCGATAAGACCGGGAACGACCAATTTGGATGAAGCATCGATAATATTTTCTTTGGAAATACCGACCAGGTCCTTCTTGCGGGTATCCTCATGTTTAATGATGGCGGCAATGCGGCCATCCTTGATAAAAATGTCGGCCTCGTTGCCGAAACCGATGGCGGGGTCGATGACCATGCCACCTTTTATGGCCATATCGTAATTAGTTTCCTTCATTTATTCCTCCTCCCCTTCTTCTTTCTTGCCTGATAGAAGATACAGCACGGCCATACGAACCGCCTGTCCGTTGGTGACTTGATCGAGAATGACAGAGGAGTCACTGTCGGCCACATCATTGGTGATTTCGACGCCGCGATTCATCGGGCCGGGGTGCATAATGGTGTAATTTTTATTGAGTAATTTGAGCCTTTCGGCGGTCATGCCGAACAGATTAGTGTATTCCCGCTGGGAGGGAAAGAGCCCGGCCTGCTGGCGTTCCAACTGGATGCGCATGATATTGACGACATCGGCGCCATCGATGGCTTCATCGAGATTGGTAAAGACATCAGCGCCGAATTGCTCGACGTCCACAGGGAGCAGAGTCGACGGTCCGCAAAGGGCGACAGAAGCCCCCATGGCCTTCAGGCCCCAGATATTGGAACGAACGACACGGGAATGCTTAATGTCGCCGACCAGGACTATCCGCAGTCCTTTCAGCTTTTTGTATTTGCGCCGGATGGTGAACATATCGAGAAGGCCCTGGGTCGGGTGTTCATGAGCGCCGTCGCCGGCATTAATGATATTCGACTCGATGCACTGGGTGAGAAAATACGGGACGCCGGATGAGGCGTGACGGACAACAACCATATCAATTTTCATCGCTTCGATATTACGAACCGTGTCCTTAAGGGTCTCCCCTTTTTTCACGGAGGAAGTTCCGGGAGTAAAACTGACGGTATCGGCAGAAAGTCGCTTCTCGGCCAGTTCGAAGGAAATACGAGTGCGGGTCGAGGGCTCATAGAAGAGATTTAGGACCGTCATGCCGCGCAGGGTCGGAACCTTCTTTATGGGTCGTTCGATAATTTCCCGGAAAGATTCAGCGGTATCCAATATGAGCGTGATTTCGTCGGGGCTCATTCCCTCCAGACCGAGCAAATGGCGGGACTTCAGGGCCATTATTTCCTCCCCCCTTTCCCTTTTGATTTTTTCGCGGCAAGTTGTTTCGGAACCGGTTTTTTCATGCCGGACTTGACCACGATGACCATCTCTTTCCCGTCTTTTTCTCTGAGCCGGACGAGCACCCGGTCGTCATTTTGGGTGGGGATGTTCTTGCCAACATAGTCGGGCCGGATCGGCAATTCCCGGTGACCGCGGTCGACCAGCACCGCCAACTGAATGGAACGGGGCCGGCCAAAATCAATTATTTGATCCAGAGCGGCGCGGATGGTGCGCCCGGTATAGAGAACATCATCGACCAGAATAACATTGCGATCGACGACATCAAATAGAATCTCAGTTCTCTGAATCACCGGCTGATCGAGCTTGGTATGAATATCATCGCGATAAAGATTTATATCCATAAGTCCGACCGGGACGGCAACGCCCTCGACGGCCTTGATATTGGCGGCAATTCTTTTGGCCACGTCGGCCCCGCGGCTCAAAATACCGATCAGAACCAGCGATTCGGCGCCGCTGTTTTTTTCGAGAATCTCGTGGGATATTCGAGTGACGGCTCGGTCAATATCCTTTTCGTTCATCACCGTTTCTATTTTTTCTTTGAGCAAGGTTCCTCCTCTTCCTCAGTAATTGCAGGACACAGGAATTAAAAGCAGATATTTAAAAAATATATTTTTCAGGGGAAGCGAACACTTTTCACGCAGAACTATCATGTTTGTCCTTTGGCCGTCTCTCTGGGCGGCTTTAAAAGGTTTAAAGTCAAAACGATTATATGAATTTCTTCAAATGAGTCAAGAGAGAAAGATAAAATTCATAAAAATGTCAGGAAAAATCGAGAGAAGTCTGCGAGGAATTCTTGCCCTTCTTTGCTATTCCGGCGGCCAATTCCTTTTCCGTGAAGTAATTGATTTTGCGGAATTTGTCGAGCTGGTATTTTATGAGTTCCGGAGTTGAAAGAAAACCGGAGTAATCGAACTTTCGAAAAAAGTCTTCCTTTTTATAGGCGAGGGGAACCCCTCCTCTTACAATTGGGATTATTTCGTCGACCAAATCGAGAACGATGTTCCCATGGTGAGAGACAATAATTACGCCGACGCCCTTGGCTTTCAGGCGGCCGACCGTGGCCTTAAAAAGCTCGATCCCATCGGCATCAAGGCCGCAAGTCGGTTCATCGAAGAAAATAAACGATGGCTGAAGGGAAAGGATGGCGGCAAAGGCGAGGCGCCGCTTCTCCCCTCCCGAAAGTGTAAACGGGTCGCGGTTGGCAAATAAATCCGGGGAGAGGCCGGCAAGGGAGTAACATTCCTCGGCGACTGAGTCGATATTTTCAAGTCCCAGATTTTCAGCGCCGAAACGGATTTCTTTTTCGACCGTTTCCAGAAAGAATTGCCGCTCCGGGTGTTGAAAGGATACCGCGAGGCGGCCCGGTTCCGGTCTAAACCCCCCATATTTTACCGCCCCGGAAAGCGGTTTCAATAGCCCGGCCATTAATTGAATTAAGGTGCTTTTGCCGCTTCCGGAAGGCCCCACAATTCCATAGACTTTATTATTTGTCAGTTTGAAATTGATTTCTTCAAACAGCAACGAATCTTGTTCATCGTAGGCGTATGAGACATCCTCTAACACGATTGATTTTAATTCCGAATTATTATCTATTGAAGAATGAATCCCGGGGTCATTTTGGGGGAAATCACGATTGCTCTCAATCCGATAAGACAGCGGGACATTAATTCCCGCGGTGCTGCAAAGTTCATAATCTCCGAAGATTTCGAAAGGAGAACGGTCCGCCACAATTCTTCCTTTGTGGAAGACCAGCAGCCGTTTGTAATCTTCCGTCACATAGGCATATTGAGTTATTCTCAGAACAGTAAGTTGGGGATTATTTTCGATTAATCGATTGAGGGCCTGGTTTAAAATATTCTTTCCTGATTCATCGAGGTATGAACCGGGTTCATCGAGAACCAAAATTTTAGGGTCGGCAACCATCACTGCCGCCAACGCGGTCTTTTGCTTTTCACCGCCCGACAGTTCAGCCGTAAGGCGGTTCCGTAAATCATAAAGCCCGAAGAAATGTAGAATTTCGTCAACGCGCTTTTTCAAATCGGGATGGCGAATATTAAGATTTTCCAGCGTGAAGGCGACTTCCCTTTCGACCGTAGTCGAAACCAGTTGATTATCGGGATTTTGAAATACCACTCCGACCGTTGATTTCAAAGCGGCATTGTTTGCCGGTTCCAAGGGATTGAGGCCGGCAACTATTATTTCTCCCGAAAAAGCCCTGTAGATACCGTTCAGCATCAAGGCGAAAGTCGTTTTTCCCGAACCGTTCCGCCCGATTACGGCAACCTTTTCCCCGGCGGCAATTTGCAGATCAACACCGTCGAGAACGACGGCACCGTCGGGATGAGCATAGGCAACATTGGAAAATCTAATCATATACAAAAACCGCCGAAGGCATAAATAATACCTTCGGCGGGTATAATCAAAGGATAATCTTGATCAATTCCTATAACAAACATCAAGTTCACGCGCCGCTTTGACTTCGTCAAGACGGCGGACGGGAGTGCTATAAGGAGCATGTCTGATCATTTCGGGGTCTTTTTCTGCTTCTTTGGAAATGGCAATCAAGGTGGCAGCAAACGATTCCAAGGTTTCCCGGCTTTCGGTTTCGGTGGGCTCGATCATAAAGGCCTCATGGACAATCAGCGGGAAGTATACAGTGGGAGCATGGTAGCCATAATCGAGCAGTCTCTTGGCGATATCCAATCCTTTTACGCCGAATTTCTTTTGGCGGTCGCAGGAAAGGACAAATTCGTGCATACAGGTTCGATCATAGGGAACTTCGAATTCATCGTGCAGCAGCACACGCAAATAATTGGCATTGAGGACGGCATTTTCTGAAACCCGCCTCAGTCCAACCGCTCCAAGGGATCGGATATAGGCATAGGCGCGAATGATATTGGCGAAATTGCCGTAAAAACTGTGCATCCTGCCGATCGACTTGGGGCGATCGTAGTCGAGAAACAGGCGGTTGTTCTCATCGGTTTTCCGGGAAATTACCGGCACCGGAAGGAAAGGAGCCAATTTCTCCACAACGGCGACGGCACCGGCGCCCGGCCCACCACCGCCATGGGGAGTGGAAAAGGTTTTATGCAGATTGAAATGGAGAACGTCAAAACCAATCTGACCCGGTTTTACCACGCCCAACTGGGCATTCAGGTTAGCGCCGTCCATATAAAGTAAAGCGCCGGCCCGGTGCACTACCTCGGCCACTTTCACAATTTCGGATTCAAAAAGGCCAAGTGTGTTGGGGTTGGTTATCATCAGCGCAGCAGTTTCGTCGTCAATGGCGGCCGCGACCGCTTCGGGAGTAATCATGCCCTTCTCGTTGGATTTTATTTGAACGGCTTCATATCCGACCATGGTCACCGAGGCCGGATTGGTACCGTGAGCCGAATCAGGGATAAGTACCTTTTTCCTGATTTTACCCTTATCCTTATGATAGGCGCGGATAATGAGCAGACCGGCAAATTCCCCATGGGCCCCCGCCACCGGCTGAAGCGATATGGCGGCAAAACCGGAGATTTCCTTAAGATAGTCTTCCATTTCAGACATAATCTGCAAAGAACCGGCCGCGGTCCGGCAAGGCGCAAGCGGATGCTGATTAATGAATCCGGGCATGGAGGCGGCGACATCATTCAACTTAGGATTATATTTCATGGTGCAGGATCCGAGGGGATAGAAGCCCTTGTCGATATGATGATTTTTGACCGAGAGCGCGACAAAGTGCCGCATGACCTCCCCTTCAGTTGATTCCGGCAACAAAGCGTCTTCGCTCCGCCGGTGTTTTTCCGGGATCAGCCCCAGGATTTCATTTTCGTCGGCGCCGGTTTCCGGCAGAGAAGCACCGATTCGTCCCGGAACCGATTTTTCATAAATCAATATTTTGTCATTCATAGAATTCAGGATTTTTCCTTATTTGGCCGTTTCAGGGGGCTCGGGATTTTTAAGCCGTTCGATCTGTTTCTGCGCGTAAGCCGTATCCTCGCTGGTCGGATAGGTTTTAATAAAGGATTCAAAGGCTTTAATTGCGGCGGTAGTATCCCCTTTTCGGGCAAGAACGATGGCAGAATAGATATGGGCCTCCGGAGCCCGATCGCTGGTGGCGAATTTGGTCATGACATTTTTGAAAATGGTATAAGCCTCATCATATTTTTTGTCCCGCATCTTGATATCGCCGAGAGACATCATTGCCTCCAAACCGAATTTCTGGGCGTTATCAGGATCGGCCGTCAAGACCTTCTGCAAATATTGTTCAGCCTCAGGATACATGCCGCGGTCGGCATATTTCTGGGCGATAGTGGCATTCAGTTCGATATTGGCGCCGGAATCGGCTTCCTTTTTCAGGAAATAATCGAGGGTATTAATACCGTGCAAGTAGTCATCCACGGTCTGGATGAAATCCTGCGCCGGAAGGTAGCCCGCGATGCGATCGATTTCGGTACCGTCGTTATTCATCAGGACAATGGTCGGATAGGCTCTAACCATATATTTGGCCGCCGTGACAGTATCGACTTCGGCATTAATCTTGGTGAAGACCAGATTTTGGGAAAGAGCGATAACGGCGGAATCAACGTAGGTCTCGGTATCAAGTTTCTTGCACCAGGTGCACCAATCGGTATAAAAATCTATAAGGACCTTCTGATTTTTTTCCTGGGCCAATTTCAGAGCGCCGTCATAGGATGTGGCAAAATCGATTTTGGTCGGAGCGGCCGGCGGGGCCTCTTTCTTGCCGCAACCGGAAATGGCAATTATGGCGACCATTACAGCTATCGCAATGGCAATTAGCGGATAAACTTTCTGCTTTCTCATCATCAACTCCGTTTTTTTAAAGTTCCTCAAAATTTGCTCAATTTCATATGCCCGATTATCGCCGCGAAAGAATCGGGTCGGCGACCAGTTCTTTGACAGCGGAAACCAGTCGGTTAATTTCCGCTCCGGTTCGCTTTTCAGTAGCCGATATAAGGAGAGCATTGTCCATATCCGGATAGAAGCGGCCCAGATCAATTCCCGGCAATATGTTGTAGCGGTCAATCATCATATCAACTAATTGCCTGGCCGGAAGAGGGGTCTTGATGGCGACCTCCCGCACAAAATCCCCATTGAAAAATGGGCTGAATCCGGGGATCGTACAAATCTCTCTGGCAACCTGATGGGTTCTTTCCATGGACAGAAGGGCGACTCTTTTCAATCCCTGCCGTCCCAGTAAGGATAGATAAACCGCGGCGGTGGTGGCACATAAGGCCTGATTAGTGCAAATATTGGAGGTTGCCTTTTCCCGTCGGATATGCTGTTCTCGGGTCTGCAAAGTCAGAACGAATCCCGGTTTACCTTCGGAATCGATAGTACGG comes from the Candidatus Zixiibacteriota bacterium genome and includes:
- a CDS encoding conserved exported hypothetical protein (Evidence 4 : Unknown function but conserved in other organisms), which codes for MRKQKVYPLIAIAIAVMVAIIAISGCGKKEAPPAAPTKIDFATSYDGALKLAQEKNQKVLIDFYTDWCTWCKKLDTETYVDSAVIALSQNLVFTKINAEVDTVTAAKYMVRAYPTIVLMNNDGTEIDRIAGYLPAQDFIQTVDDYLHGINTLDYFLKKEADSGANIELNATIAQKYADRGMYPEAEQYLQKVLTADPDNAQKFGLEAMMSLGDIKMRDKKYDEAYTIFKNVMTKFATSDRAPEAHIYSAIVLARKGDTTAAIKAFESFIKTYPTSEDTAYAQKQIERLKNPEPPETAK
- the gcvPB gene encoding putative glycine dehydrogenase (decarboxylating) subunit 2 (Evidence 3 : Putative function from multiple computational evidences), which encodes MNDKILIYEKSVPGRIGASLPETGADENEILGLIPEKHRRSEDALLPESTEGEVMRHFVALSVKNHHIDKGFYPLGSCTMKYNPKLNDVAASMPGFINQHPLAPCRTAAGSLQIMSEMEDYLKEISGFAAISLQPVAGAHGEFAGLLIIRAYHKDKGKIRKKVLIPDSAHGTNPASVTMVGYEAVQIKSNEKGMITPEAVAAAIDDETAALMITNPNTLGLFESEIVKVAEVVHRAGALLYMDGANLNAQLGVVKPGQIGFDVLHFNLHKTFSTPHGGGGPGAGAVAVVEKLAPFLPVPVISRKTDENNRLFLDYDRPKSIGRMHSFYGNFANIIRAYAYIRSLGAVGLRRVSENAVLNANYLRVLLHDEFEVPYDRTCMHEFVLSCDRQKKFGVKGLDIAKRLLDYGYHAPTVYFPLIVHEAFMIEPTETESRETLESFAATLIAISKEAEKDPEMIRHAPYSTPVRRLDEVKAARELDVCYRN